CATCACTTTAACTATGGCAAGTACAAATATCGCTTGAACAAAGAAGACCAGTCTGTGGGCATAAGTTAAGGCTGAAATTCCGCCTTCCGTAATTTGTGAAGCGATAGTTCTATCTACCAATACATTTATTTGATCAGCGGATACTCCAATGATCACTGGAATGGCAAGAACAATCATTCTCTTCAAGTCTTGATCTTTAAAATCCAATACAAATCGATGGCGATAACCACTTTTTTTAATAGCTGGAATCATACTTAAAAACTGAACGATAACTGCTAATACAGTTCCTATTGCTAAGATGTAAAGTCCCAACCATGAACTAATGGCAATAGTGGCAATCAAAATGATATTTAAGGGTAAACCACTTAATTCTGTTATAAGAAAACGATTTTTCACTTCCAGATAGCTAGTGAAAATAAATATCAATGCAGTGAAATATAATGTCACTGAAATAATGCGAGTGAATATTACAGCAATTCGTAAAGTTTCACCTTCAAAACCAAACGCGAACAATTTAACGATTGGTGTAGTAAAGCAAATAATCATTAAGACTAATATTGTCGTTAACAACATGACTGTATTAGTAACATTTACAGTGAACTTCTCTGCTGGTTCTCTTCCACGCTCCTTAAAAATTTTTGTATAAACAGGAATATAACTGGCTGCGATACCCATACCAATAAATGCGAAGATAACAGTAGAGATATTAGTAGAAATCAGATAGGCGTCTGTAAGACCATTAGCCCCATAAAAGTAGGCAAGAAATATATCTCGTGAAAATCCCATGATTTTAGTGATAATTACAATGAGCATAATGGAAATAACTGTTTTTTCCATAGTTTCAACCTCTTTTGCGTTCATTCTGGAAGCAAGATTTCACTCCCGAAGCGGTGATCGAGCGAACCATTTAACTTGGCCGTCTATTTTCAGCAGCTTCCCTCCTTAGAGTGTGGCGCGGATGGAGTCCTGTTGTTATTCATCCTATGTCGCAGAGGTTAAGAGATGGTTAAACTCATTAAACGTTTCATAAATTTTTGTTTAATTCAGAAATTTAAAAGGTAATAAGATGGTGTTTTACAAGCTGTACATTCCTTTGCCTGCAAGATGAAACCAAATGATGGGTTAACAGCGGTTCGGGATATTACAAATAACAACCAACGTGTCCATCCCATAGCCATAATCAATCCTCTCCACTTAGCTGATCGAAAACATCCTATACTTCACCGGTAGAGCCTCCAGTAAAATTTATCAACCATCCGGCTGCACTAAGAAAATGAATTGCCCCAAGCGGGAAGCGGCTATCTAACGCTGAAGCATCCAGCAAGCAACCCATCTCGCTCACTCGCCAACTTTCAAGACCAGCTACCCAACCACAAGCAGCGGATGAAAAAGAGAGATGAAGACATTCCATCGCATAAAATTCCATCGAAATCTAAAAGCTGAACCGCGCACACGGGCGAGCCGACGACATCAGACAAGTGCTCTTCTTGTCTGATGTCAAAAGGCCTGCCCCAAGCGGGAAGCGGTTATCTAACGCTGAAGCATTCAACAAGCAGTCCATCTCGCTCACTCGTCCATCTCTCTAAAAAACCATAAAAAGCGTCCGCCAAAACCTCGGCGGACGCTCAGTGATTTGATAAAGTTTTATACGCTGCTCAATAGCTTGCCAATATTGGCACGGTACGCCGGAAAAAAGGGCTCATCCACACGAGCGCTGGACCTTTTGCACAACTCTTCGTAAACTTCAGCATTCCAAATTTTACGGCCGGTATAAAAATGGTAGCCAGTGTGTTGGCCAAACTTCTTCTTGAACTTATACAACGGATCTTCCTTATCATTCGTCCGGCCACCTCCAGCATGGATCAGCTTAACGCCATTCTCTTTGCCCCAGCGCACAGCGCCGTATTGCAAAACGTAGATAGGCGACAACTGATGGAAGTCGTGGATTGTGCCAGAAAGGTGCGTGTGCAGGACGCCATCATAAAGAAAATGCAATTCCGCCGCAATTACTTCCCCTTCATAGAGGGCTTCGGCCAAAATGATGTTATCGGCAAACTTCAACAGGCAGCTGTCAAAATACACATCATCAAAGAAGTAATAGGAATCCGCATGCACCCGGCTCATCGTTTCGCGATAAATCTCCTTGAAACGGCTAAGGTCTCTCGGTGCAACGGTGATGCGGCAGGTGACACCTGCATTCAGCGAGCGGCGTAATGTTTTTCTGGCGGACTTTGAAAACTCGGAAGCAACCGGATCATCGAAACCATCGATTGTCGTCCCGACAGTTTCGCGTTGGTATGTGATATCGTAGCAATTGGAAAAATCGCGGGCATTGTCGAAAATTGGATGAAATCTAACAAATTCACTGACAATCCGTTGCTCTTCGCAATATTTACGAAACGCGTTCTCGAAAGCATGGACTAGATCAGAATGGCAGCCCGTAGCACAACGCAAAATTCTGGGACCTCCGTAACCGTAAGGAGTGATGGCGTCATACCATGTGTCCCCTTGGATTGGCATCGGAATTTCACGTTTGATGAACAGGTGCTTAATTTCGCCGTAAGCGCTTTGAAAAACGAATTCCTCACACACACCTCGCTCCATCCTCTCATAGAGCTTGCCGTATGCTTCTTCGAAAAACAAATCCTTCAATACGTCCACTTCCTTTCATATACGCCGCTTCACACGGCTGGCCTTCACATGCTAAACCTCATTTCTGTTGTGGTTTGTTCATGCTCCCCCTTTGGATTCTCTCTACTACACTTCACTGGCTTCTTTTGCCGGATGTTTCCGGTAGGCTGGGAAAAAGTCATCTGTCACAGCGGCATTTACGGCTTCACAAAGCTTTGTGTAAATTTCTTCGTTCCATACTTTTTGCCCGCTATAAAATACAAAACTCGTTTGGCGCGCAAATTGCTGTTTGAAACGAAGCAAATTATCCGTAGCGCTATTCGTCCGTCCGCCGCCTCCATGAATCAGTTTGATGCCGTGTTCTTTCGCCCACATCACCGCTGCATACTGCATGATGTAAACCGGCGAAAGATGATGGAATTCTTCATACGTTCCAGACAAATGGGTATGAATCAAATCGTTG
This is a stretch of genomic DNA from Planococcus maritimus. It encodes these proteins:
- a CDS encoding GNAT family N-acetyltransferase, producing MDVLKDLFFEEAYGKLYERMERGVCEEFVFQSAYGEIKHLFIKREIPMPIQGDTWYDAITPYGYGGPRILRCATGCHSDLVHAFENAFRKYCEEQRIVSEFVRFHPIFDNARDFSNCYDITYQRETVGTTIDGFDDPVASEFSKSARKTLRRSLNAGVTCRITVAPRDLSRFKEIYRETMSRVHADSYYFFDDVYFDSCLLKFADNIILAEALYEGEVIAAELHFLYDGVLHTHLSGTIHDFHQLSPIYVLQYGAVRWGKENGVKLIHAGGGRTNDKEDPLYKFKKKFGQHTGYHFYTGRKIWNAEVYEELCKRSSARVDEPFFPAYRANIGKLLSSV
- the murJ gene encoding murein biosynthesis integral membrane protein MurJ → MEKTVISIMLIVIITKIMGFSRDIFLAYFYGANGLTDAYLISTNISTVIFAFIGMGIAASYIPVYTKIFKERGREPAEKFTVNVTNTVMLLTTILVLMIICFTTPIVKLFAFGFEGETLRIAVIFTRIISVTLYFTALIFIFTSYLEVKNRFLITELSGLPLNIILIATIAISSWLGLYILAIGTVLAVIVQFLSMIPAIKKSGYRHRFVLDFKDQDLKRMIVLAIPVIIGVSADQINVLVDRTIASQITEGGISALTYAHRLVFFVQAIFVLAIVKVMFPKISKLAARKEIKELKDVVGKVIAAISIIVIPAAVGMMIFSRQITELMFGRGEFDEYEIEMTTGLIFFYALGLLGFGLREVLSKVFYSLEDSRTPMINAFGAMFLNVGLNLVLSRIIGLNGLALATSIAAIVSTVLLYASLVRKVGSLDSRRLMIDLSKGILAAIIMGVAARTAYSVSLLAVGDIAALFIGVCIGVVVYAAMLWVLQLSDIAYYKARVLALARR